One segment of Corynebacterium atrinae DNA contains the following:
- the nrdH gene encoding glutaredoxin-like protein NrdH gives MAITLYTKPACVQCKATKKALDRAGLEYDTVDISLDDDARDYVLALGYLQAPVVEANGEHWSGFRPERINNLTAVVA, from the coding sequence ATGGCTATCACCCTCTACACCAAGCCCGCTTGCGTTCAGTGCAAGGCCACCAAGAAGGCTTTGGATCGTGCTGGTCTGGAATATGACACCGTGGACATCAGCTTGGACGATGATGCTCGTGATTACGTCCTGGCCCTGGGCTACCTCCAGGCCCCGGTCGTGGAGGCTAACGGCGAGCACTGGTCCGGGTTCCGCCCCGAGCGGATCAACAACCTGACTGCCGTCGTCGCCTAA
- the nrdI gene encoding class Ib ribonucleoside-diphosphate reductase assembly flavoprotein NrdI has protein sequence MLVVYFSSATENTRRFVDKLGFPAQRIPLLKAEEPLVVDEPYVLICPTYGGGASISHQNSRPVPVQVIRFLNNEHNRSLIRAVVSSGNTNFGTDFGVAGEVISKKCQVPYVYRFELLGNDEDVEILRAGLIENAEQLGLQPEPAAS, from the coding sequence ATGCTCGTCGTGTACTTCTCCTCCGCCACGGAGAATACCCGCCGGTTCGTCGATAAGCTTGGGTTTCCCGCTCAGCGGATTCCTTTGCTGAAAGCAGAGGAACCGCTGGTGGTGGACGAGCCTTACGTGTTGATTTGTCCGACGTATGGCGGCGGGGCGTCGATAAGCCATCAAAATTCGCGGCCCGTTCCCGTTCAAGTCATTCGCTTCCTTAATAACGAACACAATCGCAGCCTCATTCGCGCGGTGGTGTCGAGCGGAAACACCAACTTTGGTACTGATTTCGGGGTGGCCGGTGAGGTCATTTCTAAAAAGTGCCAGGTGCCGTATGTCTATCGCTTTGAACTGTTGGGCAACGATGAGGACGTGGAAATTCTGCGCGCAGGCCTCATCGAGAATGCAGAACAACTCGGACTGCAGCCCGAACCAGCAGCTAGTTAA
- the nrdF gene encoding class 1b ribonucleoside-diphosphate reductase subunit beta, translated as MSVPSESHEYDPYVDSHRGPVLAINWNEVPDEKDAEVWDRLTGNFWLPEKVPVSNDLKTWATLNEMEKQATMRVFTGLTLLDTIQGTVGAVSMLPDATTPHEEAVLTNIAFMESVHAKSYSNIFMTLASTPMINDAFRWSEENEHLQRKAKIILSYYEGSDPLKRKVASTILESFLFYSGFYLPMYWSSHAKLTNTADIIRLIIRDEAVHGYYIGYKYQQAVAKESLERRAELKEYTFDLIYDLYENEEQYTEDLYDPLGWTEDVKRFLRYNANKALNNLGYEGLFPADETRVSPAILSALSPNADENHDFFSGSGSSYVIGKAEHTTDDDWEF; from the coding sequence ATGTCTGTTCCTTCAGAAAGCCACGAGTACGATCCGTACGTTGACTCTCATCGGGGCCCGGTTTTGGCCATCAACTGGAACGAGGTTCCGGATGAGAAGGATGCCGAGGTGTGGGATCGTCTCACGGGTAATTTCTGGCTCCCGGAGAAAGTTCCGGTATCCAATGACTTGAAAACCTGGGCCACTCTCAATGAGATGGAAAAACAAGCCACCATGCGGGTGTTTACTGGGCTGACTCTTTTGGACACGATTCAGGGAACTGTCGGCGCGGTGTCGATGCTCCCTGATGCGACGACTCCGCACGAGGAGGCCGTTCTCACGAACATTGCCTTTATGGAGTCGGTCCACGCCAAGAGCTATTCCAATATTTTTATGACTTTGGCGTCTACCCCCATGATTAACGATGCCTTCCGTTGGTCGGAGGAGAACGAGCACCTCCAGCGCAAGGCAAAGATCATTTTGTCCTACTACGAGGGCTCTGATCCGCTCAAGCGCAAGGTGGCCTCCACGATCCTGGAGTCTTTCCTCTTCTACTCGGGTTTCTACCTGCCGATGTACTGGTCCTCCCATGCGAAGCTGACCAACACTGCCGACATTATTCGCCTCATCATCCGCGATGAGGCTGTCCACGGTTACTACATCGGCTACAAGTACCAGCAGGCCGTCGCTAAGGAGTCCCTGGAGCGCCGTGCGGAGCTGAAGGAATACACCTTCGACCTCATCTATGACCTCTATGAGAATGAGGAGCAGTACACCGAGGATCTTTATGATCCGCTTGGTTGGACCGAAGATGTCAAGCGCTTCCTGCGCTACAACGCCAACAAGGCGCTGAATAACCTCGGCTACGAGGGCCTTTTCCCAGCCGATGAGACCCGCGTCTCCCCGGCAATCCTCTCGGCGCTGAGCCCCAATGCCGATGAGAACCACGACTTCTTCTCCGGCTCCGGTTCCTCCTATGTTATCGGCAAGGCAGAGCATACGACCGACGACGACTGGGAGTTCTAG
- a CDS encoding FadR/GntR family transcriptional regulator codes for MPEAQRTPAAPLLDYVLNELGREIISGTLPPGKTFTLHDLSDRFNISRTVAREAMRALEQLGLVSSSRRVGITVRPSSSWAVFDQAVINWRLGSPTQRRAQLLSLNELRTGIEPQASRLAAGAASSQQRNELVELATTMRELSRSGRASSQSFLEVDLRFHALLMEASGNEMFAALIPPLLCVLEARSRYDHLPVSPGDRAVATHEDLAAAIASGDIAAAENYSRALLTEGEHSDR; via the coding sequence ATGCCCGAGGCACAGCGCACACCCGCCGCACCACTCTTGGATTATGTCCTCAATGAGCTCGGTCGCGAGATCATCTCGGGCACCCTACCCCCGGGAAAAACATTCACTCTCCACGATCTCAGCGACCGCTTCAACATTTCCCGCACCGTGGCCCGCGAAGCCATGCGCGCCCTCGAACAACTGGGGCTCGTATCTTCTTCCCGACGAGTCGGCATCACCGTCCGCCCCAGCTCCAGCTGGGCGGTATTCGACCAGGCAGTGATCAACTGGCGCCTCGGATCTCCCACCCAACGGCGCGCCCAACTGCTCTCCCTCAATGAACTACGCACCGGGATCGAGCCGCAGGCCTCCCGCCTCGCCGCGGGAGCCGCATCCTCCCAGCAGCGAAATGAGCTAGTCGAGCTGGCCACCACCATGCGCGAACTCAGTCGATCCGGTCGAGCTTCCTCACAGTCCTTCCTCGAGGTAGACCTTCGCTTCCATGCGTTGCTCATGGAGGCCTCGGGTAACGAGATGTTCGCTGCCCTGATTCCGCCACTATTGTGCGTCCTCGAGGCTCGCAGCCGCTACGACCATCTCCCCGTCAGCCCGGGCGATAGAGCTGTCGCCACCCACGAGGACCTCGCCGCGGCCATCGCATCCGGCGATATTGCCGCCGCCGAGAACTACTCCCGCGCGTTGCTCACCGAAGGTGAGCACTCGGACCGCTAA
- the nrdE gene encoding class 1b ribonucleoside-diphosphate reductase subunit alpha: MGKSVAEPVSQAEQLDYHALNALLNLYDDKGEIQFDKDREAANQFFLQHVNQNTVYFHDLEEKLHYLVENRYYEPEVLALYDFDFIKSLFKRAYAFKFRFQTFLGAYKYYTSYTLKTFDGRRYLERFEDRVSMTALFLANGDRPLAENLVDEIMSGRFQPATPTFLNAGKAQRGELVSCFLLRIEDNMESIGRAINSALQLSKRGGGVALLLSNLRESGAPIKHIENQSSGVIPVMKLLEDSFSYANQLGARQGAGAVYLNAHHPDIMSFLDTKRENADEKIRIKTLSLGVVIPDVTFELARRNDDMYLFSPYDVERVYGKPFGDISVSELYDEMVEDPRIRKTKINARQFFQTLAEIQFESGYPYIMFEDTVNAANPIAGRINMSNLCSEILQVNTPSTYHEDLTYEHVGEDISCNLGSLNIAMTMDSPNFASTVETAIRGLTAVAESTAINSVPSIREGNDAAHAIGLGQMNLHGYLGRERIYYGSEEGLDFTNAYFAAILYQALRASNKIARERGEKFVGFEDSKYADGTFFDGFDPAEFQPVTEKVKEIFANSTVTVPSAEEWADLKAEVMEHGLYNRNLQAVPPTGSISYINNSTSSIHPIASKIEIRKEGKIGRVYYPAPHMDNDNLEYFQDSYEIGYEKIIDTYAVATKYVDQGLSLTLFFKDTATTRDINRAQIYAWRKGIKTLYYIRLRQVALEGTEIEGCVSCML, translated from the coding sequence ATGGGAAAGTCCGTCGCCGAGCCGGTGAGCCAGGCGGAACAGCTTGATTATCACGCGCTGAACGCGCTGCTCAACTTGTATGACGATAAGGGTGAGATCCAGTTCGATAAGGACCGAGAGGCCGCGAACCAGTTCTTCCTCCAGCACGTCAACCAGAACACGGTGTATTTCCATGATCTGGAAGAAAAGCTGCATTACCTCGTGGAGAATCGTTATTACGAGCCGGAGGTGCTGGCGCTCTACGACTTTGACTTCATCAAGTCGTTGTTCAAGCGTGCCTACGCCTTCAAATTCCGTTTTCAGACGTTCCTCGGTGCATACAAGTACTACACCTCGTACACTCTCAAGACTTTTGATGGCCGCCGCTACCTCGAGCGCTTCGAGGACCGCGTCTCCATGACCGCGCTGTTCCTCGCTAACGGTGACCGCCCCTTGGCAGAAAACTTGGTCGACGAGATTATGTCTGGCCGCTTCCAGCCCGCCACCCCGACCTTCCTCAATGCGGGCAAGGCTCAGCGCGGTGAGCTCGTTTCTTGTTTCCTCCTGCGCATTGAGGACAACATGGAGTCCATTGGCCGCGCTATCAACTCAGCTCTCCAGCTGTCCAAGCGCGGTGGCGGCGTCGCTCTGCTGCTGAGCAACCTGCGTGAGTCGGGTGCGCCGATCAAGCACATCGAGAACCAGTCCTCGGGTGTCATCCCGGTGATGAAGCTGCTGGAGGATTCCTTCTCTTACGCCAACCAGCTCGGTGCGCGGCAGGGGGCCGGCGCGGTGTACCTCAACGCCCACCACCCTGACATCATGTCCTTCCTGGACACCAAGCGCGAGAACGCCGATGAGAAGATCCGCATCAAGACCCTCTCGCTCGGTGTCGTCATTCCCGATGTCACCTTTGAGCTGGCGCGCCGCAACGATGACATGTACCTGTTCTCGCCGTATGACGTGGAGCGGGTGTACGGCAAGCCTTTCGGTGATATTTCCGTCTCTGAGTTGTATGACGAGATGGTGGAGGATCCCCGGATCCGCAAGACCAAGATCAACGCGCGTCAGTTCTTCCAGACGCTCGCGGAGATTCAGTTCGAGTCCGGCTACCCGTACATCATGTTCGAGGACACGGTCAACGCCGCGAACCCGATCGCCGGTCGCATCAATATGTCTAACCTGTGTTCCGAGATCCTGCAGGTCAACACCCCCTCGACCTACCATGAGGACCTCACCTACGAGCATGTCGGCGAGGATATTTCCTGCAACCTTGGCTCGCTGAACATCGCTATGACGATGGACTCGCCCAACTTTGCTTCCACCGTGGAGACCGCGATTCGTGGCCTCACCGCAGTCGCCGAGTCCACTGCCATCAACTCGGTTCCCTCCATCCGCGAGGGCAATGACGCCGCCCACGCCATCGGTCTGGGGCAGATGAACCTGCACGGCTACCTCGGTCGCGAGCGCATTTATTACGGCTCGGAGGAAGGCCTCGACTTCACCAACGCCTACTTCGCTGCGATCCTCTACCAGGCTCTGCGGGCCTCCAACAAGATCGCGCGGGAGCGTGGGGAGAAGTTCGTTGGTTTCGAAGATTCCAAGTACGCCGACGGTACCTTCTTTGACGGCTTCGACCCGGCGGAATTCCAGCCGGTAACCGAAAAGGTCAAGGAGATCTTCGCCAACTCCACCGTTACCGTGCCTTCCGCGGAGGAGTGGGCTGACCTCAAGGCTGAGGTGATGGAGCACGGACTTTACAACCGAAATCTCCAGGCCGTTCCGCCGACGGGCTCGATCTCTTACATCAACAATTCCACCTCGTCGATCCACCCGATCGCCTCCAAGATCGAGATCCGCAAGGAGGGCAAGATTGGCCGCGTGTACTACCCGGCGCCGCACATGGACAACGACAACCTGGAGTACTTCCAGGACTCGTACGAGATCGGCTACGAGAAGATCATTGATACCTATGCCGTCGCCACTAAGTACGTCGACCAGGGTCTGTCGCTGACGCTGTTCTTCAAGGACACCGCCACTACCCGCGACATCAACCGCGCTCAGATCTATGCGTGGCGCAAGGGCATTAAGACCTTGTACTACATCCGCCTGCGGCAGGTCGCCCTGGAGGGCACCGAGATCGAGGGCTGCGTCAGCTGCATGTTGTAG
- a CDS encoding heavy-metal-associated domain-containing protein, with protein sequence MATTTEYQVTGMSCGHCESAIRGEVANIPGVTGIEVSAATGRLAVTSEELIDDAAVIAAVDEAGFTAVRS encoded by the coding sequence ATGGCAACCACCACCGAATACCAGGTCACCGGCATGAGCTGCGGACATTGCGAATCCGCCATCCGCGGCGAAGTCGCCAATATCCCCGGCGTTACGGGCATCGAGGTCAGCGCCGCCACCGGTCGCCTCGCAGTGACCTCCGAAGAGCTTATCGACGACGCTGCGGTCATCGCCGCCGTCGATGAAGCCGGCTTCACCGCCGTCAGGAGCTAA
- the ykgO gene encoding type B 50S ribosomal protein L36, producing the protein MKVRKSLRSLKNKPGAQVVRRRGKVYVINKKEPRFKARQG; encoded by the coding sequence ATGAAGGTCCGCAAGTCGCTTCGGTCGCTGAAGAATAAGCCGGGCGCCCAGGTTGTGCGTCGTCGTGGCAAGGTCTACGTGATCAACAAGAAGGAGCCGCGCTTCAAGGCCCGCCAGGGTTAA
- a CDS encoding heavy metal translocating P-type ATPase yields the protein MDMDHEHHEHHGGGHAHHVAQFRRLFWIMLALSVPVVAFNDMFAHLIGYSLPDAAWVAWVSPLLGTVMYVWGGRPFLSGGLSEIRARKPGMMLLIALALTVAFVASWGASLHLLSHELNFWWELALLVVIMLLGHWIEMRSLAQPSSALDSLAALLPDEADKVEGEGIVRVPPAHLAVGDIVVVRPGASIPADGNIVEGAASIDESMVTGESQTVRRGTGDRVVAGTIATDSGIRVEVTATGDGTTLAGIQKLVADAQASSSRAQRIADTAAGWLFWYALGAAVITAIVWTVLGQPDSAVVRTITVLVIACPHALGLAIPLVVSIATERAAKAGILIKDRLALESMRSINTVLFDKTGTLTKGEPTVTGIDSVDLDDSDVLSLAAAAEADSEHPLAQAIVTAAQARQLQVPQAAGFTSSPAVGVRAEVTGQTIEVGGPQLLEERGQQELPIAERWRQEGAIILHVLADGHVIGALRLADEIRPESREAVADLQARGVEVVMITGDAQAVANSVAEQLHIRRVFAGVRPEDKAAKVAEIQSEGRKVAMVGDGVNDAPALAQADVGIAIGAGTDVAIASAGVILASDDPRSVLSVIELSRATYRKMKQNLWWAAGYNLLAVPLAAGILAPVGFVLPMSVGAILMSASTIVVALNAQLLRRLDLRPQGLTPLAGR from the coding sequence ATGGACATGGACCATGAGCACCACGAACACCACGGTGGGGGACACGCCCACCACGTAGCTCAGTTCCGTCGGCTGTTCTGGATCATGCTGGCGCTTTCTGTCCCGGTGGTGGCCTTCAATGACATGTTCGCCCACCTCATCGGCTATTCCCTTCCCGACGCTGCCTGGGTCGCCTGGGTCTCCCCGCTCCTTGGCACCGTCATGTACGTCTGGGGTGGTCGGCCTTTCCTCAGCGGTGGCCTCAGCGAAATCCGCGCCCGCAAGCCCGGGATGATGCTTCTTATCGCCTTGGCGCTCACCGTTGCCTTTGTGGCGTCCTGGGGTGCGAGCCTGCACCTGCTCAGTCACGAGCTGAATTTCTGGTGGGAACTGGCCCTCCTCGTGGTCATCATGCTCCTAGGTCACTGGATTGAGATGCGCTCCCTCGCGCAGCCCTCCTCCGCTCTCGACTCCCTCGCTGCCCTCCTGCCCGATGAGGCGGACAAGGTAGAAGGGGAGGGGATTGTGCGGGTGCCACCCGCACACCTGGCAGTAGGGGACATCGTGGTGGTCCGGCCGGGGGCGTCGATACCCGCCGATGGCAACATCGTGGAAGGTGCGGCATCTATTGATGAATCGATGGTGACGGGTGAGTCACAGACCGTGCGGCGCGGGACCGGCGACCGTGTCGTCGCTGGCACCATCGCCACCGATTCGGGCATCCGGGTCGAAGTCACCGCGACAGGCGATGGCACCACCCTGGCGGGCATCCAAAAGCTCGTCGCCGACGCCCAGGCATCCTCGTCCCGGGCGCAGCGGATCGCGGACACCGCCGCCGGTTGGCTCTTCTGGTACGCCCTGGGTGCGGCCGTCATCACCGCGATCGTCTGGACGGTCCTCGGCCAACCGGACAGCGCGGTCGTCCGCACCATCACGGTTCTCGTCATCGCCTGCCCGCACGCTCTCGGCCTGGCCATCCCGCTGGTCGTCTCCATCGCGACCGAGCGGGCAGCGAAGGCCGGAATCCTCATCAAGGACCGGCTCGCGTTGGAGTCAATGCGCTCCATTAATACTGTCCTCTTCGATAAGACCGGGACTCTCACCAAGGGGGAGCCGACGGTCACCGGCATTGACTCCGTCGATCTCGACGACAGCGACGTCCTCTCTCTTGCCGCGGCCGCCGAAGCTGATAGCGAGCACCCCCTTGCTCAGGCGATCGTCACCGCGGCGCAGGCTCGCCAGCTGCAGGTGCCGCAGGCGGCCGGCTTCACGTCGTCTCCCGCCGTCGGCGTGCGGGCCGAGGTTACGGGCCAGACCATCGAGGTGGGAGGCCCACAACTGCTCGAGGAGCGCGGGCAGCAGGAGCTGCCCATCGCCGAGCGATGGCGTCAGGAGGGCGCGATCATCCTCCATGTGCTTGCCGACGGCCACGTCATCGGGGCATTGCGTCTCGCTGACGAGATCCGTCCCGAATCCCGCGAGGCGGTCGCCGACCTGCAGGCCCGGGGCGTCGAGGTCGTCATGATTACGGGTGATGCCCAAGCTGTTGCCAATTCCGTGGCCGAGCAACTCCACATCCGCCGCGTGTTCGCTGGCGTGCGCCCGGAGGACAAAGCCGCGAAAGTCGCGGAGATCCAGAGCGAGGGCCGCAAAGTAGCGATGGTCGGCGATGGCGTCAATGACGCGCCCGCCTTGGCGCAGGCGGACGTCGGCATCGCCATCGGGGCAGGGACGGACGTCGCCATTGCCTCGGCCGGGGTCATCCTCGCCTCCGATGATCCCCGCTCTGTGCTCTCCGTCATCGAGCTTTCCCGTGCCACCTATCGGAAGATGAAGCAGAACCTCTGGTGGGCAGCCGGGTACAACCTCCTTGCCGTCCCGTTGGCAGCCGGCATCCTCGCCCCCGTTGGGTTCGTGCTCCCGATGAGCGTGGGCGCGATCTTGATGTCCGCCTCCACGATCGTCGTAGCGCTCAACGCCCAGTTGCTGCGACGACTGGATCTTCGCCCGCAAGGCCTAACCCCACTCGCTGGGAGGTGA